The DNA window CGGCCTCCCGAGCGCGTTCCCACGCCAGCTCCACTTCAGACAAGGCCTCTTGCGTCCGGCCGCCGCCCCGAAGCCGGGCGGCCTCTCGCAGGTGCACATACGCCTCTTCCCGGGCCAGCGCGCGCCTTTCTGATTCCCCGGCCGCACGGGGACCACGAGGGAATCCGTCGAGAGCGAGCTCGATCTGTCTCGGTCCATACGCCCCGACCTTAAGGGACGCTCTCGCCGCCTCGACCGCGGGGCCGACGCTTCCGTCGAAGACCGCACTGGGGACGAGGGCGTACCAGGCCAGGAGCGGGGCCCGGTCGCCCCAGGACGGGCGGTCCGGCGATTCTGCAGAAGGCAGGCTGGCGTCGCGACCGACCGCTCCGTCGTCCCGCGGGACCTTCAGCGCCGCGACCGAGCCGGAGAAGCCCATCCGGTTGTTGAACCCGGCGAGGATCAGCTCCTTCCGGCCGTCTGCGTCGACGTCGGCCGCGGCCCCGGCGTAGTGATGCCCGGAACCGTAGAACGCGACGACGACCCGCCGGCGTTTCAGGTCGCAGACGTAGGTCGCGCCGGGATAGAGCGGGCTGTGACACAGGCTCACGGCCACCTCGTCGACGCCATCTCCCTCCACGTCGAACGGGAAGAGCGCGCCCGCGACGAAGGTGTTCGAGAACGTCGGGAAAGCAGCGGGGCCAAAGGCCGCGGTGACGGGCTCGGGGAGAGGCATCTCGGCCACGACCCGTCCGGTGAGCGGATGGAGGAGCTCGAGGACCTTCCTCGGCTCGTCGAGGCCGCCTCTCACGGCCACGGCTCCCGTCCGCCCGTCCCCCAGCCGGACGAGGTTGACCTGACGCCCCGCCTCCACGCCCGCGCGCCGCCAGAGCAGGCGTCCCTCGCCGTCGAGTGCCTGGATTCCCCCCGCGCCGTCCGGAACGAGGCGTGACAGCTGCGGCCGATTCCACGGGAAGACCGGGAGGAACGCCAGCACGAGGACGATCGCCAGAAGTGCAGCCGACATGCCGATCGCGAGGGGCCGTCGCAGCCGGCGCGGAGCCCTCCGCGCCTTCCGGGCCCCGAGGTCGGCGAGGACGTCGGCGGCCGTGGCGTAGCGCCTCTCGCGGTCCTTCGCGAGGAGGCGCGTGACGATGCCTGCGAGCCAGGAGGGCGCCTGCGGCCGGAGCTTCCTGACATCAGGTGGCTCCTGGCGGATGTGCGCCACGATCGTCCCGATGGCCGAGTCGCCGCGCAGCGGCACCTTCCCCGCGAGCATCTCGAAGAGGACGACCCCGAACGAGTAGAGGTCGCTCCGCGCGTCGAGGAGGTCGCCGAGCGCCTGCTCCGGAGAGAGGTACTCGACGGTCCCGACGAGCCCCTCGGTCTCCGTAACGCGGGTCTCGGTACCTTCCCAGTGCCGGGCGAGGCCGAAATCGGCGAGCTTCACTTCTCCCGACGCCGACAGGAGGATGTTCCCCGGCTTCACGTCGCGGTGAACGATGCCCAGCGCGTGCAGGTCGGCGAGCGCGTGCAGCACCGCGACGCCGATCTGGGTCGCGCGCTCCGGCGGGAGCGGGCCGCGGGCGAGAAGCTCACGGAGCGATTCCCCGTCGACGAGCTCCATCGTCAGGAACACCGTGTCGCCCGACTGGCCGATGTCGAAGACCCTCACGAGACGGCATCCCGCGGCGTCGCGCGCGATGGCCACCTCGCGCCGGAAGCGCTTGAGCGCGGCCTCCGACGTCCGGTCGGTCCGGAGGACCTTCAGCGCGACGCGCCGCTTCAGCTCGCGGTCGAACGCCTCGTAAACGACCGCC is part of the Holophagales bacterium genome and encodes:
- a CDS encoding serine/threonine protein kinase gives rise to the protein MEDERPDPGDAATETGEITVPSVRLFAPGTEIGRRYEVRGVLGMGGSAVVYEAFDRELKRRVALKVLRTDRTSEAALKRFRREVAIARDAAGCRLVRVFDIGQSGDTVFLTMELVDGESLRELLARGPLPPERATQIGVAVLHALADLHALGIVHRDVKPGNILLSASGEVKLADFGLARHWEGTETRVTETEGLVGTVEYLSPEQALGDLLDARSDLYSFGVVLFEMLAGKVPLRGDSAIGTIVAHIRQEPPDVRKLRPQAPSWLAGIVTRLLAKDRERRYATAADVLADLGARKARRAPRRLRRPLAIGMSAALLAIVLVLAFLPVFPWNRPQLSRLVPDGAGGIQALDGEGRLLWRRAGVEAGRQVNLVRLGDGRTGAVAVRGGLDEPRKVLELLHPLTGRVVAEMPLPEPVTAAFGPAAFPTFSNTFVAGALFPFDVEGDGVDEVAVSLCHSPLYPGATYVCDLKRRRVVVAFYGSGHHYAGAAADVDADGRKELILAGFNNRMGFSGSVAALKVPRDDGAVGRDASLPSAESPDRPSWGDRAPLLAWYALVPSAVFDGSVGPAVEAARASLKVGAYGPRQIELALDGFPRGPRAAGESERRALAREEAYVHLREAARLRGGGRTQEALSEVELAWERAREAGDAPLTQWTARARAVALLDAGRSAAADAAWVSAYGRTEEQAPIAVEAGRAFHLHGDLGRAIDWYRRGLSGKGDRVRLGADPRELIVGEVLALGEARRWDEAAAEVDRFDAAYPDRGFDTAPLRSWIAWRTGRRPARFEPNQVSIGLFRYWSLEVRRARGEEPATLLADAQRVGREALDVAPLFASLSAELLAGLGRKAEARELAAEALSGARTLAVSDTGVRAHLGLVEERAGALGVSSAGAGGRR